A region from the Mya arenaria isolate MELC-2E11 chromosome 2, ASM2691426v1 genome encodes:
- the LOC128242310 gene encoding isovaleryl-CoA dehydrogenase, mitochondrial-like isoform X1, whose amino-acid sequence MAALRKLTLLGKSSLSNINRCFKNQIRLSSHFPIDDNLYGLSDEQKQLRETVFQFAQKELAPYADEIDKTNSFPQIKDFWKKCGELGLHGITAPVEYGGLELGYLEHCLVMEELSRASGSIALSYGAHSNLCLNQIVRNGSEEQRQKYLPDLIAGKTIGALAMSEPNAGSDVVSMKLRADNKGDYYVLNGSKFWITNGPDADVLVVYAKTDFNTDKPQHGITAFLIEKGMEGFSTGQKLDKLGMRGSNTSELIFEDCKVPASQMLGKSNRGVYVLMSGLDIERCILSTGPVGIMQACCDVAFKYAHERECFGSKIGHFQMIQAKLANMYVTLNANRSYVYNVARALDRGNISPNDCAGVILYAAEAATQMALDAIQILGGNGYINDYPTGRFLRDAKLYEIGAGTSEVRRLVIARAINAYYK is encoded by the exons atggctgccttACGAAAGCTAACCTTGTTGGGGAAATCTAgcctttcaaacataaatagatGCTTTAAAAATCAGATACGACTCTCTTCACATTTTCCAATTGATGATAATTTATATGGCCTGTCAGATGAACAAAAACAG ctTCGAGAAACAGTATTTCAGTTTGCTCAGAAAGAACTTGCTCCGTACGCAGATGAGATTGATAAAACCAACTCCTTTCCTCAGATAAAG GATTTCTGGAAGAAATGCGGAGAACTCGGACTGCATGGAATCACAGCCCCTG TGGAGTATGGCGGATTGGAGTTGGGATATCTAGAGCACTGCCTTGTCATGGAGGAGCTATCCCGCGCCTCAGGGAGTATCGCCCTCAGTTACGGCGCTCACTCCAACCTCTGTCTCAATCAGATCGTCCGCAATGGCAGTGAGGAGCAAAGACAAAAATATCTTCCAGAC TTGATAGCAGGAAAAACCATAGGAGCCCTAGCCATGAGTGAACCAAATGCCGGGTCTGATGTTGTGTCCATGAAGCTCCGAGCAGATAACAAAG GGGACTACTATGTGTTGAATGGCAGCAAGTTTTGGATTACAAACGGTCCAGATGCTGACGTCCTAGTGGTGTATGCCAAAACAGATTTTAACACTGACAAACCCCAGCATGGCATTACAGCTTTCCTCATAGAAAAG GGAATGGAGGGATTCAGTACTGGCCAGAAACTGGACAAGTTGGGTATGAGGGGATCCAACACATCAGAACTCATCTTTGAAGACTGTAAAGTGCCAG CCTCCCAAATGCTGGGCAAATCTAATCGGGGTGTGTACGTGTTGATGAGTGGCCTAGATATAGAACGGTGCATCCTGTCCACAGGACCTGTCGG GATCATGCAGGCCTGTTGTGATGTTGCCTTCAAGTATGCGCATGAACGCGAGTGCTTTGGTTCGAAAATAGGACACTTCCAG aTGATACAGGCCAAGTTAGCTAACATGTACGTGACACTGAACGCGAACAGGTCGTACGTGTATAACGTGGCTCGGGCTCTCGACCGCGGAAACATAAGTCCCAAT GACTGTGCTGGTGTGATATTGTATGCTGCCGAGGCAGCAACACAGATGGCGCTGGATGCCATTCAGATCTTGG GTGGCAATGGATATATCAATGACTACCCAACTGGCAGATTTTTACGCGACGCCAAACTCTACGAGATTGGAGCAGGGACGAGTGAAGTGCGCAGACTAGTCATCGCCAGGGCGATTAACGCTTACTATAAATAA
- the LOC128242310 gene encoding isovaleryl-CoA dehydrogenase, mitochondrial-like isoform X2, with the protein MAALRKLTLLGKSSLSNINRCFKNQIRLSSHFPIDDNLYGLSDEQKQLRETVFQFAQKELAPYADEIDKTNSFPQIKDFWKKCGELGLHGITAPVEYGGLELGYLEHCLVMEELSRASGSIALSYGAHSNLCLNQIVRNGSEEQRQKYLPDLIAGKTIGALAMSEPNAGSDVVSMKLRADNKGDYYVLNGSKFWITNGPDADVLVVYAKTDFNTDKPQHGITAFLIEKGMEGFSTGQKLDKLGMRGSNTSELIFEDCKVPVSQVLGSVGGGVYVLMSGLDVERGAGSAGTLGIMQACCDVAFKYAHERECFGSKIGHFQMIQAKLANMYVTLNANRSYVYNVARALDRGNISPNDCAGVILYAAEAATQMALDAIQILGGNGYINDYPTGRFLRDAKLYEIGAGTSEVRRLVIARAINAYYK; encoded by the exons atggctgccttACGAAAGCTAACCTTGTTGGGGAAATCTAgcctttcaaacataaatagatGCTTTAAAAATCAGATACGACTCTCTTCACATTTTCCAATTGATGATAATTTATATGGCCTGTCAGATGAACAAAAACAG ctTCGAGAAACAGTATTTCAGTTTGCTCAGAAAGAACTTGCTCCGTACGCAGATGAGATTGATAAAACCAACTCCTTTCCTCAGATAAAG GATTTCTGGAAGAAATGCGGAGAACTCGGACTGCATGGAATCACAGCCCCTG TGGAGTATGGCGGATTGGAGTTGGGATATCTAGAGCACTGCCTTGTCATGGAGGAGCTATCCCGCGCCTCAGGGAGTATCGCCCTCAGTTACGGCGCTCACTCCAACCTCTGTCTCAATCAGATCGTCCGCAATGGCAGTGAGGAGCAAAGACAAAAATATCTTCCAGAC TTGATAGCAGGAAAAACCATAGGAGCCCTAGCCATGAGTGAACCAAATGCCGGGTCTGATGTTGTGTCCATGAAGCTCCGAGCAGATAACAAAG GGGACTACTATGTGTTGAATGGCAGCAAGTTTTGGATTACAAACGGTCCAGATGCTGACGTCCTAGTGGTGTATGCCAAAACAGATTTTAACACTGACAAACCCCAGCATGGCATTACAGCTTTCCTCATAGAAAAG GGAATGGAGGGATTCAGTACTGGCCAGAAACTGGACAAGTTGGGTATGAGGGGATCCAACACATCAGAACTCATCTTTGAAGACTGTAAAGTGCCAG TAAGCCAGGTGTTGGGCAGTGTAGGTGGCGGGgtgtatgttttaatgtcaGGACTTGATGTAGAGAGGGGTGCGGGGTCGGCAGGAACCCTGGG GATCATGCAGGCCTGTTGTGATGTTGCCTTCAAGTATGCGCATGAACGCGAGTGCTTTGGTTCGAAAATAGGACACTTCCAG aTGATACAGGCCAAGTTAGCTAACATGTACGTGACACTGAACGCGAACAGGTCGTACGTGTATAACGTGGCTCGGGCTCTCGACCGCGGAAACATAAGTCCCAAT GACTGTGCTGGTGTGATATTGTATGCTGCCGAGGCAGCAACACAGATGGCGCTGGATGCCATTCAGATCTTGG GTGGCAATGGATATATCAATGACTACCCAACTGGCAGATTTTTACGCGACGCCAAACTCTACGAGATTGGAGCAGGGACGAGTGAAGTGCGCAGACTAGTCATCGCCAGGGCGATTAACGCTTACTATAAATAA